ACGCCGCCTACTGCAAATGATCTAAATTTTGCTAATGGCTTTAATCCGAGTGCTTCTGCTTTTTCACGATCCATAATCATTAAAGCCGCTGCACCATCACTTGTTTGCGAAGCATTACCAGCCGTAACCGAACCAGTCACAGAGAAGGCAGGTCGAAGTTTGGCTAATGATTGCACATTTGTATCAGGGCGGACTCCTTCATCCTGGGAAAACTGAACCGTTCTTTCTACTAACTTATTGTCATTACCTACTGTACGTTGGGTAACCTCAACAGGGACGATTTCGTCTACGAATTTCCCGTCTTGAATCGCCTTGGCAGCCTTTTGATGGCTGCGAACGGCAAAGGCATCTTGATCCTCACGAGAAATACCATATTTCTTAGCTACTTCTTCGGCGGTATGACCCATTCCCATATAATACTGTGGAGCTGTTTCTGCCAATTTGACATTTGGACGAACCACATGCCCCATCATTGGAATTAGGCTCATGGATTCTGCCCCGCCAGCAATCGCTGTATCGGTGTGTCCGAGCATAATTCCCTGTGCTGCATAGGCAATCGCCTGCAGTCCAGATGAACAAAAACGATTAATGGTTATAGCTGGTACGGTGTGTGGCAGACCTGCTAAGGCTCCAATATTACGAGCCATGTTATTCCCCTGCTCAGCTTCCGGCATGGCACAGCCAATAATCAAATCATCAATATTTCCTTCATAATTTCCCGCACGCTTTAATGTTTCTCTTACAACCAATGCTCCCAAATCATCAGGGCGAACATGGGCAAGCGTACCTTTCTTCGCTTTACCTACCGGGGTCCGAGCTCCGGCTACGATTACCGCTTCTCTCATTTTGTTCCCTCTCTTTCCTCTTATATTAGCAATCTATTTGTATAGCTTCCTGCGCATAGGCGCATCCGCTTTTCTTATTAGTTTCTTAAAGGCTTTCCTTTTACAAGCATGTGCTGCATACGCTGCTGTGTTTTTTGTTCTCTTATTAAGCTTAGAAACGCTTCTTTTTCTATATCCAATAAATATTGCTCATCTACTTCCGTACCAAATGGAACTTTTCCGCCAGCAATCACATAGGCAACTTTTTTGGCGATTTTCAAATCATGCTCTGAAATATATCCAGATAAGTACATTGATTCTGCCCCAAGTAACAGTGTAGCGTAGCCTGTTTCACCCACTACCGGTACCTTTTTGCGCGCTTTTTGTACATAACCCTGCTCATGTAATGCGAGAACAGCCTGCTTGGCATCGTACAATTGGTGATCTCCGTTGACACTAATGCCATCAGCTAATCCTAAGAAATTATTCTCACGTGCTTCCGCACCAGAGGTTGATACTTTTGCCATAGCAATGGTTTCAAACACTTTATTCGCAACAGCCTGAAGGTCAAATGGAACACCATTTGGCAAACCTTCCAAATGCTTAATATAGAGCTCTTTATTACCTCCGCCGCCAGGAAGTAAGCCTACGCCGACTTCAACAAGCCCCATATACGTTTCAGCAGATGCTTGAATGTGCGCTGCAGGTAGACATACTTCTGCTCCACCTCCAAGGGTCATTGCAAAAGGTGCTGCGACAACTGGTTTTGCACTGTACTTAATCTTCATCATCGCATTTTGGAATTGCCGGATAACCATATCAAGCTCATAGATATTGTCATCCTGTGCTTCCATTAACATCATCGCAAGATTCGCACCAACACAGAAGTTCTTTCCTTGGTTACCGATGACAAGTCCTTTATAATTTTTTTCAACTTCATCAACAGCAAAGTTAATCATTTGGATAATATCAAGACCAATGGCATTACTCTGAGAATGGAATTCTAGGAGCGCTACTCCATCTCCTAAATCAATTAAGCTTGCTCCGCCATTCTTTTTAATAACACCTTTTTGCTTTTTTAACTTTTTCAAATCAATTGCTTTTGGATTACTTTCTACGAGGCGGTATTCACCATTGTTGTAGAAGAAACGTTCACCATTTTCTTCTAAGTAGAAAGAATTATGTCCCTTTGCAAGCATATCTGTCACCCAGGCAGGAATTTCTTGGCCATCATTCTTCAACTTCTCTATAGACTTCTCTAAACCAATGGCATCCCAGGTTTCAAACGGACCCATTTCCCAGCCAAAGCCCCATTTCATGGCACGGTCGATATCAACAATTGTCTCCGCAATTTCACCTAAGAGCTGTGCTGAGTATACAAGAACCGGACTAAAGATATTCCATAAAAGCTCACCAGCACGGTCTTGTGCATATACAAGCGCTTTCAATTTATTCACTGTTCCTTTTTCCTGCTTACTCATTTCTGTTGCTGCAGTTTTCAGCTTTTTACGTGGAATATATTCTAATGTGGCAGGGTCAAGTTCAAGAATCTCTTTTCCTTTTTTCAGGAAGAAACCTTGACCTGATTTGCTTCCCAGCCAGCCTTTTTCTAGCATGGTTTTCATAAATGCAGGAACTTCAAAAACTTCCTTTTCTTTTCCGGTTACTTTTTCATAAACATTACCGGCAACATGTGCGAATGTATCTAAACCGACAACATCGAGTGTACGGAAGGTTGCACTTGAAGGACGACCGACTAATGGTCCTGTTACAGAATCAACTTCCCCAACACTATAACCGCCCTTAAGCATTTCTTGTACAGTTATTAGGAGACCATAGGTTCCAATTCGATTTGCAATAAAGTTTGGTGTGTCTTTTGCAAGAACAACACCTTTTCCTAATACATCTTCACCAAAAGTTTTCATGAATGAAATGACATCTGGGCTAGTATATTTAGTAGGAATCACTTCAAGTAATTTTAAGTATCTTGGCGGGTTAAAGAAGTGGGTGCCAAGGAAATGTTTTTTGAAATCCTCTGATCTTCCTTCTGCCATCGCTTCAACCGAAATTCCAGATGTGTTAGAGCTAATAATGCTTCCTGGTTTCCGATATTGGTCAACCTTTTCAAATACCTGTTTCTTTACATTTAGATTTTCAACGACAACCTCGATTACCCAGTCCACATCTTTTAATTTAACGAGGTCATCCTCTAGGTTACCTGCTTCAATAAGTGCCAAGTTCTTTTTTACTGCTAGTGGAGCGGGTTTTTGTTTCAATAATTTTTGGATAGATTGGCTGCTAATTCGATTACGGACTTGTTTACTTTCTAGCGTGAGCCCTTTTGCCTTTTCATCCTCATTTAACTCCCGAGGTACAATATCCAATAATAATGTTGGTATACCGATGTTTGCTAGGTGGGCTGCAATCCCTGATCCCATTACTCCTGATCCTATAACAGCTGCTTTTTTAATTAGTTGGTTCAACATTGTCTCCCCCTTCAAGGCTTTGAATGAACACTCATTCATTTTTTTGTCAAAAAAAATTCACAAATGTATGAGTTCTGCTAATTATTACTATAGAATATTTCAAAAATTTGCGCAATAAATAAACGCGGAAAATTTATATTTTTTTTTGAAAATGTTTTTTCAAATAAAAAAGTGGAATTGGGCACCCTATAATCGAGGTGATGAAGTATGGGAAAAATGAAGAAGGACCCATCTAAAAGAGGCGTAAGCGCCGCTAGCGTTCAAGGAAATGCTGGTCCTGGCGGAGAACAAGCCGACAAAAACAAAGTAAACAGCCAAAACAATCAGTATAAAAGATAGGCATTCTCCGATAAGAGCCCACATCAAAAAAGCAGGCTGACAATCAGCCTGCTTTGCATTTAAAACTTCGCTTGGTAATTCTCAATTTCCCAAGCATGAACAGCTGTACGATAACTATCCCATTCAGCCTTTTTCAAAGAAATAAATTCATCATATACATGGTCACCCAATGTTTTACGTCCAATCTCTCCATCCTCTAACAGCTGTACCGCTGCTGCTAAACTTCCAGGAAGGCTTTCAATACCTAATTCTCCGCGGCGTTCTTCCGTCATATGGAAAATATCTTCATTGATTGGAAACGGAACTTGTAATCCTTGTTCGATCCCATCTAAACCTGCGGAAGCAATAACTGAAAAGGTTAAGTATGGATTTGCTGACGGATCTGGACAGCGTAATTCAACACGAGTAGCCATTCCTTTTTTTGCAGGAATTCGAATCAATGCAGAACGGTTTGAAGCACTCCAAGCAATATAACAAGGTGCCTCATATCCAGGTACTAATCGTTTATAAGAGTTTATAAGCGGATTCGTCACAGCTGTGAAACTCTTAACGTTTTCAATTAAACCAGCAATAAATTGATACGCTTTATTTGATAGTTGTAAGTCATCAGTCGGATCAAAAAAGGCATTTTCACTTCCTTCAAAAAACGACATGTTAACATGCATTCCAGAACCATTAATACCAAAAACAGGTTTTGGCATAAACGTAGAATGTAGTCCATATTTCTTTGCAACTGTTTTGACAACCCATTTGTATGTAGTCGCAAGGTCGGCTGCGCCTAACGCATCTGCATATTTAAAGTTAATTTCATGCTGACCCTCAGCAACTTCATGATGAGACGCTTCAACCGTGAAGCCCATTGCTTTTAACGCACGATAGATTTCTAAACGAACTCTCTCACCAAGATCCTTTGGTGACGGCTCAAAATATCCTGCTTTGTCACTTAGCTCCTGTGTCGGATATCCATTTTCGTCCGTTTTAAACAGGAAAAACTCAAGCTCCGGTCCTACTGAAATAGTAAAACCTTTATCAGCTGCGCGTTCAACTGTTTTCTTTAGGACATTTCTTGTATCGCCTTCAAACCATGTTCCATCCGGATTTTTAACGGAGCATAGAAAACGAGCTTCAGAATATCCGTCTTCTACCGTCCAGGGTAAAACAGCGAAGGTCGTTAAATCCGGCAGTAAATATAAATCAGATTTATTGATTGGCGAAAATCCTTTAATAGAGGATCCATCAAACATGATTTTCCCATCAACAACATCTTCCAACTGCTCACTCGTTACCGTTACGTGTTTTAAGATTCCTTCAATATCTACAAATTGTAAGTGAAGAAGTTCGACACATTTATTATTTATTACTTCTTTAATTTCTTGAACCAGTTCAGATTGATCTTTAACATTTGTAAGAATAGCTTCTGTCATGTTATTTCTCCTCCCATATCCATGTTATGTTTCCTAACATTGAAATTATTATAGGATGAAAAATAATTTTTGACAACAATTTTTATTAACTTTTTCGAATATTTATTTATATTAAAAAGAAAGCGTTTTCTAAAGTTGTGTAATAGAAAAGGCCACCTTCTTAATAAAAGGTGACCTGTTTTTTTATAAATATTCATTTTATTGCATGCTACCTTGACTCTCTATACTGTTCATTAAGTAGTTTAATTTCATTAATCATTTCTCTCATTTCTTCTTTTGCTTCAGGATAGAGTTCATTCCAGTGCTTCGCCAAGGCTGGCATTGACTTTGCTATATGGGTATATAAAGCCCAGACCTTTACTTTTTCCTTCGTTTGCTCACTAGACTCCCCCACAAGCAGGTCACTATATTTTTCAAGTAACGCTTCGAACTGTTCCGCAAATATTTTCTCCATCATAACACACTCCATCCTTTGCAATATGCGTACATGGACATGTTTTACAGCGTTTCGACCCAAGCTGATACGTAAAACAGCATGTTTTTCTTATCCTTACCTCATCTTGATTATTCTTTTCGGAATAATACTTCTGTATCGGATTTAGGTGATAGCTGCCAAACAAGTTACCTTCTGCTTCCATGATTAAGAAACGGAAATCACTTTGTGCATTTGGATTTTCGCTATCCTTTAACTCTGTCTCATACAGCCAAAATAGATAGACAGCGATATTTTCCCACAGTATCAGTTTCGAAACCTTAAACGTTTTTTCAAAATGCTCGATAATTGGATAGATGTTGTTTGCAAAAAGGTCACGATAAACACTTTTCCGCCATTCATCCCGGTCTTCCCCATTCCATTCC
This Neobacillus sp. YX16 DNA region includes the following protein-coding sequences:
- a CDS encoding IucA/IucC family C-terminal-domain containing protein, which translates into the protein MGNILIENDLSTLQKYRLRTKTGKSFNVGNLLEKTYAIDFMKNLALSMGAPSERTAASIFIKRYAFIAVISLFAMTTANKKLKLTLENIEMEEAERGKDWLPMISLKDTSIEEWNGEDRDEWRKSVYRDLFANNIYPIIEHFEKTFKVSKLILWENIAVYLFWLYETELKDSENPNAQSDFRFLIMEAEGNLFGSYHLNPIQKYYSEKNNQDEVRIRKTCCFTYQLGSKRCKTCPCTHIAKDGVCYDGENICGTVRSVT
- a CDS encoding DUF2573 family protein — protein: MEKIFAEQFEALLEKYSDLLVGESSEQTKEKVKVWALYTHIAKSMPALAKHWNELYPEAKEEMREMINEIKLLNEQYRESR
- a CDS encoding glutamine synthetase family protein, coding for MTEAILTNVKDQSELVQEIKEVINNKCVELLHLQFVDIEGILKHVTVTSEQLEDVVDGKIMFDGSSIKGFSPINKSDLYLLPDLTTFAVLPWTVEDGYSEARFLCSVKNPDGTWFEGDTRNVLKKTVERAADKGFTISVGPELEFFLFKTDENGYPTQELSDKAGYFEPSPKDLGERVRLEIYRALKAMGFTVEASHHEVAEGQHEINFKYADALGAADLATTYKWVVKTVAKKYGLHSTFMPKPVFGINGSGMHVNMSFFEGSENAFFDPTDDLQLSNKAYQFIAGLIENVKSFTAVTNPLINSYKRLVPGYEAPCYIAWSASNRSALIRIPAKKGMATRVELRCPDPSANPYLTFSVIASAGLDGIEQGLQVPFPINEDIFHMTEERRGELGIESLPGSLAAAVQLLEDGEIGRKTLGDHVYDEFISLKKAEWDSYRTAVHAWEIENYQAKF
- a CDS encoding 3-hydroxyacyl-CoA dehydrogenase/enoyl-CoA hydratase family protein; amino-acid sequence: MLNQLIKKAAVIGSGVMGSGIAAHLANIGIPTLLLDIVPRELNEDEKAKGLTLESKQVRNRISSQSIQKLLKQKPAPLAVKKNLALIEAGNLEDDLVKLKDVDWVIEVVVENLNVKKQVFEKVDQYRKPGSIISSNTSGISVEAMAEGRSEDFKKHFLGTHFFNPPRYLKLLEVIPTKYTSPDVISFMKTFGEDVLGKGVVLAKDTPNFIANRIGTYGLLITVQEMLKGGYSVGEVDSVTGPLVGRPSSATFRTLDVVGLDTFAHVAGNVYEKVTGKEKEVFEVPAFMKTMLEKGWLGSKSGQGFFLKKGKEILELDPATLEYIPRKKLKTAATEMSKQEKGTVNKLKALVYAQDRAGELLWNIFSPVLVYSAQLLGEIAETIVDIDRAMKWGFGWEMGPFETWDAIGLEKSIEKLKNDGQEIPAWVTDMLAKGHNSFYLEENGERFFYNNGEYRLVESNPKAIDLKKLKKQKGVIKKNGGASLIDLGDGVALLEFHSQSNAIGLDIIQMINFAVDEVEKNYKGLVIGNQGKNFCVGANLAMMLMEAQDDNIYELDMVIRQFQNAMMKIKYSAKPVVAAPFAMTLGGGAEVCLPAAHIQASAETYMGLVEVGVGLLPGGGGNKELYIKHLEGLPNGVPFDLQAVANKVFETIAMAKVSTSGAEARENNFLGLADGISVNGDHQLYDAKQAVLALHEQGYVQKARKKVPVVGETGYATLLLGAESMYLSGYISEHDLKIAKKVAYVIAGGKVPFGTEVDEQYLLDIEKEAFLSLIREQKTQQRMQHMLVKGKPLRN
- a CDS encoding YuzL family protein; this translates as MGKMKKDPSKRGVSAASVQGNAGPGGEQADKNKVNSQNNQYKR
- a CDS encoding acetyl-CoA C-acetyltransferase, whose protein sequence is MREAVIVAGARTPVGKAKKGTLAHVRPDDLGALVVRETLKRAGNYEGNIDDLIIGCAMPEAEQGNNMARNIGALAGLPHTVPAITINRFCSSGLQAIAYAAQGIMLGHTDTAIAGGAESMSLIPMMGHVVRPNVKLAETAPQYYMGMGHTAEEVAKKYGISREDQDAFAVRSHQKAAKAIQDGKFVDEIVPVEVTQRTVGNDNKLVERTVQFSQDEGVRPDTNVQSLAKLRPAFSVTGSVTAGNASQTSDGAAALMIMDREKAEALGLKPLAKFRSFAVGGVPPEIMGVGPVVAVPKAVKLAGLELSDINLFELNEAFASQSLQVIRELGLDEEKVNVNGGAIALGHPLGCTGAKLTLTLIHELKRRNQQFGVVTMCIGGGMGAAGVFELL